In Dysidea avara chromosome 6, odDysAvar1.4, whole genome shotgun sequence, the genomic stretch CCAACATTTATGTGGCAGTGGAGAAAGAATTGGTACACAAGAGGACAATGGTACACCTTCAACTGCATCCATTGCAGACCTTCATTTAGGAAACGAGGTTTTATGATAGTAGGGTTGGGGGGTTCTCAGACTTTTTCTAAAAATTTGGAGGGGAGTGCCACCCCTTCTTCTAAATGAAACCCTGCATTGTAACTGTTCCAGTAACCGAAAAGGCACACCTTAGACAgtaaacagtaaagaaatcaagcccgtagcattACACCCGTAGTCGAATtgtgcttggctggaggcattagTTATATGTGTAGTTAGGCGGTTAGTTAGTTATTAGAAAATTGTCGGAGGTACATGTATTGGGATTGCTCTAAGGTATTTTGGGGTTTAATTATGCCTAGCCGTTGTCAAGGAATGCCCAAACTTTAATCTCCCCTACAATACGTTAGTACCATACTATATGATTTATCATATCACTAATGTATAGTAGAGATTGATTAAAACCTCACTTAGTTaacacctctttaataagaccacctcattatagtcaCCATATCAAGTAAGTCCCAAATATAACTAAGTTGTACTTCACGACTTcattaacaagaccacctcattatgtAGCCGGTTTCATTGTGCCTCCTTTTATTTTGTGCTTGTGCTGTTTATTATAATTTCATTTTCCATTTCAGGATGACTAGAAGAAGGAAAATAAACTGACGACAATGATAGAACCATCGATTGACAGTTCTGTAATTACAACCTTTTGTccataatttgttttgtaaatatatatttttgaaaattgtgtaatATAAAGAAGTTGTACACTAAATACATTTCCTGTAAATACTCTCACGTGTTAAACTTTGCACATAATAATACCAAAGTGACGAATGGAATTGGACAGTTGATTCACAGAATGTTTGTGTTAGTAAACTTTTTAAGATTCTAAAATTTCACAAATGTTCCATCTATATAGACATCACTTTCTATGCGAGCAATACGAACATCACAAACAAAAGTCTTATCACTATATCATCATAATGGCAAATCTGGAAACTTAGCTACGTGTGCACCACTTGAAATGTGACCAGCTTGGATGTGATGTACATATGATGTACACATGATAACATTAACCTTTTCCCTAGTACATTACACAATAACAATTTCCTAAACCATATGCAGTACACAGCTATAGCAGTACCTTTAATTAGTTACACATAAAAATTTTACTGGTGTCTACATACAAAGGTAACTAGTTAGTTGATTTTCTTGAAGTCATCAAGAATTCCAGCCATAGTAGGTCGTTGGATAGCATCAACACTAACACACTTCGTACTAATAGCCACATATTGAGGCCACTGTGTTTCAAGGGTCCTCAAGTGACCTATAATACTTCCAGTTGGTATTGTCTTGGTCATCACTTCCACTAGTAGCACTCCATAACTGTAAACATCAATCTTCACTGTTTGCTGGCGAGGTGGACCAGTGACTTCTGGGGCAGCGTACACAGCAGCTCCTGGGCCTGGTGTTTGGGCTAGATGAGCAAATTGAGCAGAACCAAAATCAGATAATTTAGCAATCCATCCTCCTCCTCCTTCCCTGGCTTTGAGTAGCACATTAGCAGCACTGACATCACGATGGATGATAGCTTGTGGCCTGATGCTATGCAAGTATCGCAGTCCTTCGGCAACATCAACACATGCTGGCTTGATTTGATGAGTGGTAATTTGACCTTTTCTTAAAGCACTTCTCAGATTGAATTGCATTAATTCTGTGACAATAATGGCAGGCTCGTCGGGAACTGCACCAATAAATCCCACAAGATTTTTGTGGTGACATTTAGCCATCATTTTTATCTCTTTCAGGAAAAGAGCTTGATTGTGTTCACTAATAATCTCTTCATGGATAGT encodes the following:
- the LOC136259222 gene encoding mitogen-activated protein kinase kinase kinase 7-like, translated to SVDKCANLENTIIPSLLERLDTLEAAISAVERLWVISRDDIHFSSNLLGAGGWGKVNEATYKGQKVAAKTIHEEIISEHNQALFLKEIKMMAKCHHKNLVGFIGAVPDEPAIIVTELMQFNLRSALRKGQITTHQIKPACVDVAEGLRYLHSIRPQAIIHRDVSAANVLLKAREGGGGWIAKLSDFGSAQFAHLAQTPGPGAAVYAAPEVTGPPRQQTVKIDVYSYGVLLVEVMTKTIPTGSIIGHLRTLETQWPQYVAISTKCVSVDAIQRPTMAGILDDFKKIN